Proteins from a single region of Anthonomus grandis grandis chromosome 18, icAntGran1.3, whole genome shotgun sequence:
- the LOC126747064 gene encoding uncharacterized protein LOC126747064 yields MNRENFMKWLEEKLIPNIPANSVVIFDNAPYHSVQENKVPTKSSTKKTMIDWLTANGISHNPAERKWELFQLIQQHKPPEDEKNYVVDRVLSSYGHTPLRTPPYMCDLNPIELIWAQLKHFVRSRNTTGDISIRNLIEQVQLGIASITPTINFMYV; encoded by the exons ATGAATCGcgaaaattttatgaaatggCTGGAGGAAAAATTAATTCCCAATATTCCGGCTAATTCAGTGGTCATCTTTGATAATGCACCATATCATTCCGTGCAAGAGAATAAAGTGCCGACCAAATCAAGCACCAAGAAAACTATGATCGATTGGTTGACGGCAAATG gaATATCTCACAACCCAGCTGAACGCAAATGGGAGTTGTTCCAGTTGATTCAACAACATAAACCACCTGAGGATGAAAAAAACTACGTAGTAGATAGAGTATTAAGTTCATATGGACATACTCCGTTGCGTACACCACCTTATATGTGCGATCTCAACCCAATCGAACTGATATGGGCCCAGTTGAAACATTTTGTTCGTAGTCGCAACACTACTGGCGACATATCCATTAGAAATTTAATAGAACAAGTACAACTGGGCATTGCTTCTATCACACctacaataaattttatgtatgtttAA